The DNA window TCGGCAGCCGCCGCTGACGCGGAGCGGAATCCGAGTCGCGAACGCGCTCAGGCGATCACACCGTCCCGGCGCAGCGCTGCTATCTGCGTGTCCGTCATCCCCAGGCCGTGCAGAAGCGCGTCGGTGTGTTCGCCGAGTGCGGGAACCGGACCCATCAGCGGCTCCGGCCCGCCCGGCATCGTGATCGGCGGCAGCATCGCCCGCAGCGGCCCCACCGGTGAGCCGATGTCCCGCCACCGGTTCCGCGCCGCCAGCTGGGGATGCGCCGCCACGTCGGCCACCGTGTTCAGCCGCGCGCAGGCGATCCCGGCCGCCTCCAGCGCCGCGATCGCCTCCGCCGCGCTCATCGCTCCCAGCGCCTCCCCGACCACCGCGTCCGTCTTGGCCCGGTTGCCGGTCCGGGCGGTGTTCGTGGCGAAGGCGGGATCTTCCGCCAGTTCCGGCCGCCGGAGCACGCGTTCGGCCAGGCGGCGCCACTCCCGGTCGTTCTGCACCGACAGCAGCACCTGTCCGCCGTCCGCCGTCGGGTAGGCGTCGTACGGCGCGATGACGGCGTGCGCGACCCCGGTACGAGCCGGGGCCTCGCCCCCGTGCATCCCGTGGTGCAGCGGATGCCCCATCCACTCGCCGAGCGCCTCCAGCATCGAGATCTCGACCGGTCCGCCGAGGCCCGTATTCGCGCGCCGCAGCAGTGCGGCCAGTACCCCGGAGAACGCGTACATCGCCGCGGCGATGTCGGCCGCCGGGATGCCCGCCTTCGCCGGCTGCTCGGGGGTGCCGGTCACCGACACGAGCCCCGCCTCGCACTGGACGAGCATGTCGTACGCCCGCTTGTCGGCGTACGGCCCCCGTGCCCCGTAACCGGAGATGTCGACCGCGATGAGCCGGGGGTGCGCCGCGCACAGGGTCGCC is part of the Streptomyces agglomeratus genome and encodes:
- a CDS encoding CaiB/BaiF CoA transferase family protein, giving the protein MSTQPLPLDGITVVAVEQAVSAPFATRQLADLGARVIKIERPDGGDFARGYDTAARGLASHFVWCNRGKESLAVDLKDPRGLEAVRRLVAGADVFVQNLANGAAARLGLDAATLCAAHPRLIAVDISGYGARGPYADKRAYDMLVQCEAGLVSVTGTPEQPAKAGIPAADIAAAMYAFSGVLAALLRRANTGLGGPVEISMLEALGEWMGHPLHHGMHGGEAPARTGVAHAVIAPYDAYPTADGGQVLLSVQNDREWRRLAERVLRRPELAEDPAFATNTARTGNRAKTDAVVGEALGAMSAAEAIAALEAAGIACARLNTVADVAAHPQLAARNRWRDIGSPVGPLRAMLPPITMPGGPEPLMGPVPALGEHTDALLHGLGMTDTQIAALRRDGVIA